The region AACTGGCAGAACTTCAGATTTGTGTATGAGAAGGAATGTCCAAACAAATCGTGAGAAGTCATCCACTATGGTTAAGAAGTACTTAAAACCATCATGTGTAGGGGTGGAAAAAGGTCCCCATACATCACAGTGAATCATATCAAAAATCTCAGATGATTTGTATGTTGAAGTGGGAAATGGGAGCTTCTTTTGTTTTGCAAGGGGACATATGTGACATGCAGTGAGTTGAGAGTTTGATGGAGACAATATGTTGGATAAAAGTCTCAATTTATTGAGTGAAGGGTGTCCTAAACGTTGATGCCATAGATCAAGGCTTACAACAGAATTTACAGAAGCAGAATTAAGAGAATGAGTTACAGTAGAACTTGAACAAGGCTGAATTGCTTCTGAAAAATCAAAGATGTACAGGTTTCCAACTCTATTACCCTTCCCAATCACTGTCCCCAGTGAAGCTTCCTGAATTGTGAAAGCATTATGAGTAAAGATGACAGTGCAAGATGAGGAATGAGTGAGGGCACTGACAGATATGAGATTGAAAGAAAAAGATGGAACATATATAACTGAAGTGAGAGTAATTAGAGAAGTGAGTTGTATTGTACCTAAATGAGTAACAGGAGCTGTGTTTCCATTTGGGAGATTGACAGAGGCATTTTCAATAGGTGTGGCAGAATTGAAGAGAGATTGATCAAAGCACACATGATGAGTTGCACCTGTATCTAGAATCCAAATAGATGAAGTGGAACATGAAGATGAGATAGAGTTTATGTAAGGAGTGAAGAAAACAGTACCAGAAAAATTGCTGGATGATGAAGGCTGAGATGTGGACTGAGCAGAGAGGTCATTAGCTGAGGTGTTTGCTGGATTTGGAAGGTTATGGAGTTGCTGACTCTGCAGAAGGCTGATGAGCCTTTGATACTGATCAATACTTGGCAAACTTGCAGTGTCTTCAACAAAATTAATAGACTTCTGCTGTTGAGAAAACTGATTTTCAGACTGATTTCCAGCAAAACCAGATTTATGTGGATTAAAACCAGAGGATGGAGTAGGTTTGCCTCTGCCTCGAGCAAAACCTGGAAAAAATCCATGGAGGAAGAAGCATTTTTCCACTGGATGATTTGTTTTACCACAGTGAGAACATAAATATCTGTTCAATCCTCTGCCAAATGAAGATGTGGTATTAGCATAAGGTAATTCACTAGTGGTTGGGATACGAGGAGTGTTAGAAGATAGAGTATTTCCGTTGATGAGTCTCTGTCTTTCCTCTTGAATAACCATGGAGAACACTTTAGACAATGAAGGAAGAGGAATCATGGAGAGTATATGAGATCTTATCTGAGAGAAGGAGGCATTGAGTCCAATGAGAAACTTCATAGTGCAGTCATTCTCTTGAAACTGATTCCACTTCGAAGCGCTATCGCAGGTGCATCTGGAGCAAGTACACCATGAAATAGGCTGTGAACTCTTGAATTCATCCCAAATGATGCGGAGGTCAGTGAAGTAGGTGTTAACATCAGCTGATCCTTGAGAAAGGGACATCAATTGTTGTTTGAGTTGGTAGATTCGAGCTGAATCTCCAATAGAGAACCGTTCCTTTAGATCGAACCAGATCGAATATGCATCATCTAGATACATAATACTCGAAGAAATCTGTGGAGATAATGAGTTGCGAAGCCAGGAGATCACCATACTATTACATCGAATCCATGACTGATACAATAGATCATCACGAGCAGGGCGAAGAATCGATCCATCGACAAAAACAAGTTTGTTTTTGGCAAGGAGCGCAGTTGTGAAGGATCTGCTCCATGCTGCATAATTTGATCCAGTTAGAGGCTGTGGAACAAGGAGAATGCCAGGATTATCGCTCGGATGGAGGTAGTAAGGACTCGATGTATCTTCGGATGGAGCTGGACGATTTCGATTGTTCATCGTGAAGGAGATAAGGAGATATGAAGATTTGAAGATATGAAGAACTCGAACTCAGATGCGGAAGATGATAGTCACTGATACCATAACAAGATAATGAACATGACTTGATCTTAAGAATGAAGGAAGAAAAATATTATGGAGAGAAAGATATTTTCTGTTATTGAATGAATAATGAATTACAACTGATCACCACCTTATATACTAAGATTGTGATGGTGTACATACAACAAAGGCATACGATAACATCTCtatgcaactaacaaactaacaTAACAGCCTAACAGATTAACCGCCAATGCCAACGGCTAGTACAGCTCACTGACAGCTGTAGAGACTTGAGCTCGGATACACTACATGCATGAGCATGAGATGAGGCTGCTCGTGTCTTGCAGATGAGCTATCTCTAATACACTCCCTCttcctctctcgctgctgctCACGCgcgacgccgctgctgctcgACGGCAGCGCGGCGTCGATCCCTCCGTCTCTCTTTAGCCCGGATTCCGCCTCGGCCGCCCTCTTTCTCTCTGATCTGCCGCTGccactgtgcatgcacaggTGGCGGCTTCGCCGCCTATTCCATGCCCTGCACCGCCGGGCCGCCGCTCCAGTCGCTGCTTCCTCGCCATTTTCCAGTAGTTAAggattaatttattattgttattCTCTTTTCTGTACATTCATTAGATAATCTTACTAATTCGGTTTACTATTTTCAATTTTGGGCAGATCATCAAATTCTCTTTGatctattttataaatttgaacAACTTTGAGCAATTATCTTGCTACTTGGAAGATTCGATGGTGAAACACTATTTAATAAATGTGGTTTCTGATTTTACATGGGCAGATTctattttcaatttatatataCACATGCTTGTACATATATGAAAGAAAAGAAGGGTTTGGGATTTACCTGGGAAAATGTATTGTTGGATTGGGGACTTGATCCTACAATTAGCTGCAACACTCTCCCTCCTCGTTTTTATGTGAGTGTGAAGAGAATTTTAGAATGTTTGATAGTGATTGGACTTGGGGATAAATCTCCTCCGTCTGTCAAATCTGCATTGATTCGATTTTGATACTCCCAAATCCATTCAATTATTTACTCCACAATTTATTCTCTTACTTTCTCTAATTCTCTTCTTTCGTAGGGATGAAATCCATTTGGAGAACATTGGATATTCTCATGATGTCAGTATCGTACTTCCTTGGACGTTCAACGGGCTGCCCGAGACTTGCACGTCTCTCTCTCTAATTGGATAttctttaataaatttattaaagaattaaagaaataaacttgcccgagaattttttttgttaagctaataataataatagtagtaataataataataataataataataataataaggtttggaagttcgggttgttacatactgatttactttttttcttcttaccttttatttatattttctctttcttctttatttttcttttaaatttggtaattttttttttataattgtttAAATACTAGAAATGATATTTGGTTTAATATTTATACTACCCCATTTTCTCATTATAATTAGTctatattcacattttatcatttcagataatccataaaataataaaCCACTAGCTCTAAATCATTATATTCACATtccattataaaataaatatataaaaatgagatttaTTTCTTCTAATTtgtttcactcacttttcttaacatttattAATACCGAGTAAAAATAGAGTTTAATTCTTGAACCGGGAAAGTGCTTAGTAAATATCACAACTTGTAAATGCGGTACAAATTTAAGATTTCACATTAGTACGTAAAAAAATCAAGACTGTGCAATAGGACTATTATACATAACCTACTTTAATATTCCTTTCGCTCTCAAAATGTATGAACCAACCCTCGCAACGTTTCAAGCTCAGCTCGAGTGTTGTCTTCCATCTTGCTTCGATCACTTCTAATTTTCCTGCGAGTCTCTCGATCTCTTGATCAATATGTTCTAAGATCTCCTTCCCATAATGCGTTCGCATGCACGACCTGCaggaagaaaaataaaacaaaaattaaagacaaaaagaaataaaatccaaagtaGTAAAATATTCCGTTGAAAGATATCAATAACAAAAGTGAAAGTAATCCCCGTCAATGGTGCCGAAAACTTGATGctctttttattagcactaaataaacctgcaagtatacaaagtatatatagtatagctaaaggtcagtaccggatatcgatcacggggaaaactaTCACAGACAGACTGTCTACCTTCTACCAAGCTTCTTATACTATTTGGAAAAAAACAgagattttggttttggaaatagaaaatttgtaaaataacgaaagcaagtaaacaatTGCAGAAAAATCACAGCGATAAGACAgatgagataagggaattccagtgATGTGCTTCCACAGTGATGGCTTACACGTGTTCCAACTACTATACCCTAGCACATTTCATACTtcactagaacgagtcacataaatattgtcaatcctagatttgtaactcctaaaaagctcctaagactccTAATGTTCTCGCTCTCAATTAAAAGTATTGTTTTAAGGAGAATTAATTGTAACGCCAACCAAGCTCTTCTAACATGCAAACATCCTCTCATGATTATGTTGCACGTCAataaatcatcacagaatgtgtcactcaaacatgaagcattatccaacacttagaatagaagcaaagtaatgaacaaacggatattaaataaataggaactgTATAagcaaagtcgttactaacacatccctagaattctattaatttagttacacatgattgaataatctaaaaacactccctccgttccatagtagtggagtcattttgctattttggtgcgttccatagtagtggagtcatttcccttttagtaaaagtcaacacatttcttctcacttactttactctctcttactttattctctcttcatctcgctacatttttcctttcctactttattatttctttacttaactcacttaacacaaattttcttaatctccttgccggaaagaaatgcctccaccactaagaaacggagggagtagattgTAGGGAAAACATAGAAAACTAAAGCCATAAAATCCGAAGGTTGAATCTTATagtcttgatcttctcttgaatccACACTTCAAATACCTTGGATCTTGATGAACAGTAGAAGGAACTTTCAAATATTATGTTTTATAAATTATGCAGTAAAAGGTAGGTTCctttgatgaagcttgagggggtatttatagcctCCAAGTTGTGTGTCTTGATATGGTAAATCCTTCTTCTAGTATGGTAAGTCGATGGAGACCTGATAAAtcatattctaggccttggttactggtcagtctGTGAGCTTAACTTGCATTATCTGCAAGAAAGTTGCTTAAGTGTGTAGGAAAAAGGGTACAAGCCAGTAGGGAAAGGACCCGAAGATTCAAGTGAAAAGGAtaccagaagggtgcaatactgaccaggatgcatgcccaaaagctcgagatggagaaggaaggATTGCTAGGAAACGACCAACTACTTAATGGGGGCAAAAGTGACAATTCACATGAAAAACAACCTTAAAAAtgagggcaagccaccctataaatagaaggtcacttggagagagagagacaacACTCGTTCAACAATTCACTCTCTCGGATAATTCTAGTTCTAGAAGCAGTGGAGACTAGCTCCTAcacttctcgttcctcgccaccaGTAATGATCACTTGAAGACTCCGGCGACTTGCTGGAGAGGGTTCACCGCCGTTCCAGTTCATCATCTTTGTAGCCGAAATACCGTTTCATCGCCTGAGGAGCAAAACGATCTTTaatcgctttcttagttaaatTTCAGTTGTTATTTTGCTTGGAATCTTTTGTTATTTCCAGTTGTCTTTTGGATTCTGAAGTGTTTCGTGTGGATCTGATCTTTATGAAGTTGGATTTTACTTTTCGTTTATCTCTTAGCAGCAATGTTTTCGTTCTTGCTCGGATTTGATAGATCTAGTAGTCTAGAGTAGATTTCATACGTTCACTCATGAGTTCTTGTGATTAAGTTAGATCtagtttatttttgtaatttctGAAGTGTTAAGAAATCGAATCTGGAAAAATGCATAATGTCTTAGTCGAGTCAATTATGTCACCTTGCATGTTTCGTAGTTAGCGTAAATTAGGATTAACGGTTTTAatcttttaatttaagtttCAATTTCTATCTCAAACAGCTGCATAATTTCTGTGAAGTTGTTGATGGAGTTTCGTGAGTTTGCTGAATTTCTCAAAAGCTTGGTGATGAAGATAACGTCCTTTTTCTGCTTTtgtggaccacttttacttttatctcctttttactttttgtcctttacttttctgcGCACCCTGCAGACCTGGCAGTGGCAGTCCTGAACCCACCAAatattttctattattctatttagcCATTTATAGTAACCTCTACTTTTCACATGCACcacaatcactttatctcaGATATTTTACGTACATAGTCCTTTGCCAAGATTAATTCATCCACCAGTCAGTAGAGTATAGGTCCCTTAAAGTTACTGACTAAGTAAAACttaacccaaagcgtggtagcaaaCCAACCCTTCccagattatcaccacaatcacaatTTGCAtccatccatctctgtgggactCTTACATCcgctatactagccagtagaagtgggttgaggaaattattgataccagggtTTTTAGGTCATCGTGCCAACGACACGACTAGGTTAGGAGTCTCTTCCTGATCAGTTGATTACACCAACGTGATTAACCGAACAAACCCTgccctttcaaatggcgccgttgccggggatggatggcgttcttatatacttttgtgtgtgatactttggacTATGTATTGTttctaattttttcttttcttttgtttttcagTTATGAGAAGGAGCTCAAACTTTGAGCAGTGGAGACCGAAAATACTCCCACGAGGTTTGAAACTCGTCACCACCCGTTCTTGCCTGTCGACAGCACTGTCTGACCTAGTCACGAGCAGTAACGAAGAAAAGGATAACATAAAGGAACCAACTCCATAGTTACCAATAAGGCAAGAAGAAGAACCAGCAGAGATGGCTGACCAGATTGATGATGATCCAGAGATTGGATCGCTAAATGCTCATTCCGATGTAGAACCTCCTCAAGCCATAGTCATCACCCCATGACAGTCAGCATGCGACGTTAAGCTGCATATTATAGCGGTATTGCCCACTTTCcatgggaagagctatgaaggtcCTTACGAATTCGGTAAGATTTGCAAGGCACAGAAGCGGCCAGCAGGGTCAAGCGAAcatgactacagattgaaggccaTACCTTTCATTCTGAAGGGAGAGGCAAATACATGGTTCATGCACTTACCACCCAACTCCATCAGAATCTGGGCCAACGTCAAACTAGCCTTCCTAGATCAATTCTTTCCCTCGACGAAGACGAGTGCGTTGAAGAATGAGATATCGGGATCCAGACAAGATTATGATAAGTCCCTGAGTGAATACTGGTCAAGATACATGAGTCTCCTGGATGCATGTCCCAACCACTGAATGTCGGAGGCGGAAATCTACAACACCTTTTACGAGGGGATGGACGAGGAAACTAAGGACTTGGCAAACTCATTAGCCGGAGGTACATTTCCCCACCCGAGGGTCAGTTGAGCTAAGGAAGTCTTGGGAAAACTTTTAAGTGCAAAAAAGGCTTATGATAACCCCCGAGACCCCCAGCTGAGACGAGGAGTGGCAAGTGCCTCGGCGGCAGAGCAGGAGGATAagatggagatgagaatggacAAGTTGGAGAAAGCGCTCTTGACAGCGATAGAGAAGAACAAACCACCCTCtctaacaattaaataaattgctAAGCAGAGAGGGCAGAGTTCTACCTACGACCCGTCAGAGGATATGGATGCGATAGCCCAAGTTAATGCAGTCGGGAATTGAAATTAGAATAACAATTGGAATCCTTGGAAAAACAAGAATGCACCATGAAGGGACCACCCAAATTTCAGGTGGAGAGATGGGAACCAGAATCAAGACCAGAACCCTTCTCCAGGTCAGAACCTTAACCGTGGCCCTGCAAACCCAGATCACCAACCCAACTGGGCAGGAAGGAACCAGCAACAGCAGTACCAAtctcaaaaccaaaacccacaaaatcCAAACTCAAGTTCTACATATATACCACCCCTCCAGAGAAACTACCAGAACTACATGAATTAGAACCCGCAACACTCACAAGGCCAAAACTTCCCGAACCAGTACCATTCCCACCAAGACAACCATAACCAATCTAACTAGTATAACCACTACCCACCTAACCAAAATCAGCCCAACCCTGCTTACCATTCAAATTCCCAAGGTTACCAGCAAAACCCTCACAGCCAGTAAAACCCATACCACTAGCAAGGACCCAACTAATTCCCGAACCCCAATCGGCCGAGAAGGACAATGGAAGATATGATGGGAGATATGCTCACCTCTCAGCAAATTATGTGGAACGAGATGCAGTCGAACAACGAGGTGGTACAGGGAATGCAAAACGCTCAGAATGAGCAAAAGGCTAATATGGATATGCTGAACAAACAACTATCCCAACTGGCAACCTCGGTGGGTGAAATGAAGTGGAACTCAGGGagactcccatctacagtccatatACCGGAGAAGGCAAACATAAGCAAAATCACGCTACAGTCCGGCACAACGTACAAGGGACCTGAGATGAAAAGGTCAGTGAGAGAACCAAGTACGAAGGGTGATCCGCATGAATTTCCGACTCAAGAAAGAGAGGCTGAACGGTCGGGAGAGGATATCTTGATAAGTAGAATGGAAGCATCGCATCCTCAAGTGATGGAGCAAGCTCAAATTGGAGGGAAGACGAGTGAGGTTGAGAAGGAGGAAATCCAACTGCCTAGGAGGAGCGGCCACGACAAAACCGGATCAGTTACCAAGCCCCCATCGAAGTAGAGAAGAAGGATTCTGAGGAGGTCATCAAAATTCCAAAGGGAGTGACGAAAGGAAAAAAACCATTTCCCTATCGCTTTGTGACAAAAAGGAAGAATGAGGACCCCGTGGATTACCTATCCAtatttgggaagctggatgttacCATACCTTTCCTCCAAGCCTTAAAGCTATCGCATCTAGGGAAGTTCATTAAAGAATTCATAGCGGGAAGGGCCAAGGAGGATGGAAAAATCGTGGTGGAAGGGATAACATCAGCCATAGTCTAGGAGAAGCtcccacccaagagagccgacccaggtatgtttacttttCCCATAACTATTGAGGATGTCAAAattgagcatgcaatgtgtgatctaggagcatccataaatgttatgccatatGCAATCTATAACCGTTTGAAGGGAGCAAAGTTAACAAGTACTAGGGTCCTAATCCAACTGGCTAATAGGTCCTGCATCAGCCCTGAAGGGGTtgtagaaaatgtgttggtaaAAGTGCATTACTTTTTATATCCAGCTGATTAGAATGAGTGAGCCCGAGGCTAGGGAGTCTAGCAGGATACTCTTAGGCAGGCTCTTTTTGAGAACAACAAAAACAATTGTTgatatggccgaggggacaataTGTATAGATGTTCATGGTTAAAAGTTTACTTTTAGAATtgatgaggccatgaaaaagcccaTTGATTATAAGAATCTatgttatgttgatgtgattgaccatCTAGTCCAAGAATATCTTGAGGCTGAGTTATTGCACGAGAAAATGCAGGCTCTGGATGTATACGAACAAGCCGACTTAGAAGCCGCAGCATGGTGTGAACTGGTCAGTAGCCAAGGGCTGACTGATGAAGAAGTTGAGAAGGCCATTAAGGAATTTTGCATGAAACCCGAATTCGCCGGGAACATGAGTACTAAGCTACCGGCCAGAACAGAGGGTACCACAGAATTAGAGTCTGAAAAAGACGAGGAAGCGGGAGGAAACCCATTACCCTCAGAGacacttcccccacaagttgagTTGAAAAAGCTGCCAGCTAATCtgaagtatgcctacctcggATACTCATTAACAGTGAACTGACAAAAGAACAGGAGGCGAGGGTACTGGCTGTGCTGAGCAAAAACAAAAAGGCCATCGGATGGAGTCTGACGGACCTAGTGGGGATAAGTCCAGATGTAtgtatgcaccacatcaggctagaagaaggagcTAAGGCACATCGAGACCCTCAGAGGAAATTAAACCCCAACATGCGTGAAGAGGTTTTAAAAGAGATATTGAAGTTGTTATCCTTAGGAATTATTTACTCGGTTCCGGATAGTGAATGGGTCAGCCCAGTTCACATGGTTCCTAAGAAGTGAGGAATCCAGGTGGTAAAGAACGAAAAAGATGAGTTAGTGCCCACCCGGTTGGTCACTGGATGGCGGATCTGTATAGACTACCACAAGCTTAATGCCGTACCAGGAAGGACCACTTCCCCTTGTCGTACATAGATCAAATGTTGGAGCGATTGGCTGGGAGACAATATTTCTGCTTCTTGGATGGATACAATGGATATTTCCAGATCTACGTAGACCTTGAAGAACAGGACAAGACAACATTCACTTGTCCGTTTGGAACTTATGTATATAAACGAATGTCGTTCGGGTTGTGCAATGCCCCAGGAACGTTCCAACGGTGCATGATGAATATCTTCTCCGATCTGATCGAAGACTGCATAGAAATCTTATTGACGACTTCATCATTTATGGAGATTCATTCGACTCATGTCTACGACATCTAGATGTGGTGTTGGGGAGATGCCAAGAGAAAAACCTGATTTTAAACTTCGAGAAGTACCATTTCATGGTCACGGAAGGCATAGTATTAGGCCATGTGGTGTCAGAAAGAGGAATCCAGGCtgaccaagcaaaagtggaaGTGATATCTAAGCTACCGTTTCCTACTAGCCAAAAGGAGATAAgaggttttctggggcatgcagggttttatcgaagattcatcaaggattttgccaaaattgtCCAACCTCTAACCAGACTCCTCCAAAACGATGTCGAGTTTATCTTCGATGAGCAGTGTGAGGCAGTTTTTACACTACTCAAAGAGAAGTTGGTGTCAGCTCCTATTATCCGtactcctgactgggatcacccctttgaggtgatgtgcaACGCCAGtgattatgcagtgggagcagTCCTGGGTCAAAAGATCGATGGAAAAAgatatgtgatcttttatgcatcgAAGACGCTCAACCAATCGTAGAGaaactatgacaccaccgaAAACGAGATGTTAGCTGTGGTgtattcatttgaaaaattccgcCAATAATTGTTGGGATCGAAGGTTGtcgtctatactgaccatgTGGCGATTAAGTACCTAATTGCCAAAAAGGAGTTGAAACCCAAACTGATCAGATGGGTACTCCTGCTGCAAGAGTTTGACTGGGATGTTGAAGACAAGCGAGGAGTAGAAAACAAGGTGGCGGATCATCTGAGTAGAATCATGCAAGAAGGAAGTAGTGAGGATGTACAGGACAGGTTCCCGGTggaacacttgtgtgaagtAGTTTTCTCGGCCAGACATATTGATTGGGAAGATGttatgaagcttactggccaggaagtgacagcaaaaggaaaataaaaagttGGGCAGGAGGCGTGGTTCGCCGATCTGGCAAATTATCTAGTTACAGGGGATCTCCCAGAGATACCAAGCATTATAATGGCTCAGAAGTTGAAGATCAGaagtgaggcaaaatattacttttgggacgatccgtacTTATGGAAGATAGAAGCCGATCAAGTGAACAGAAGGTgtgttcctgactgggagcagagagATGTCTTGACGCATTGCCACTCTTTGGCATGTGGAAGGcacttcgggtccaagaagacagCAATAAAAGTGCTAGACAGTGGATTTTACTGATCAACTCTGAACAGATATGCCTATGAGTTTTGTAAGAGTTATGaccgttgccaactgaccggtgggatctctgcgagagatgaaatgccacaagtcccgGTCATTGTATGCGAAGTGTTTGACGTTTGGGgcatggacttcatgggtccatttccatcatCCTATGGAAATTCCTATATCTTGGTGGCGGTCGATTACGTGCCCAAATGGATTGAAGATAAGGCCACGAGCACTTGTGAGTCTAAGGAGGTTGATAAATTCTTAAAGAGTAACAtgttcagccggttcggagtatCAAGGGcaatcatatccgatcaagggaCTCATTTCTGCAATCGTACCATTGAGGCGCTTATGAAGAGGTATGAGGTTCATCACCGATTGTCTAGTCCTTATCACCCGCAAAGTAACGACCAGACTGAGATATCTAATAGGGAGATAAAAAGCATCCTGGAGAAAATGATTAATCCttcaaggaaggattggagtaaaaGGTTGGAAGATGCGCTATGGGCATACATGACCGCTTACAAAACACCAATAGGGATGTCTCCTTACCGCATAGTCTTCGGGAAGATGTGTCATCCGCCAGTGGGAATTgaacatcgagcatactgggcagtacaacaagtgaatatggatACTGGAGCCTGCAAAGAGGAA is a window of Salvia splendens isolate huo1 chromosome 3, SspV2, whole genome shotgun sequence DNA encoding:
- the LOC121796857 gene encoding uncharacterized protein LOC121796857, with product MPQVPVIVCEVFDVWGMDFMGPFPSSYGNSYILVAVDYVPKWIEDKATSTCESKEVDKFLKSNMFSRFGVSRAIISDQGTHFCNRTIEALMKRYEVHHRLSSPYHPQSNDQTEISNREIKSILEKMINPSRKDWSKRLEDALWAYMTAYKTPIGMSPYRIVFGKMCHPPVGIEHRAYWAVQQVNMDTGACKEERKLQLQELEELKLESFDSAMWYKGRTKLWHESEEAESTEGEAPREEVGGTEKGDKEEIPIAEVSVEKEATEEVDLNKMAKKQGLMTDDEFQTILEGVRKAEENAAKMAEGPDLASEAVGSKSPAKPTKELEGTPAKPVE